One Mycobacterium marseillense DNA window includes the following coding sequences:
- a CDS encoding hemolysin family protein, translating to MSDTMGVLLACLLIAVNAFFVGAEFSLISARRDRLEALAEQGKAAAVAVIRAGEQLPSMLAGAQLGVTAASLLLGRIGESAVSELLRTALGLTAIHPALLHTLSLAVALVIVVTLHVLLGEMVPKNIALAGPERTAMLLVPPYLAYVRAARPFIVFYDKCASAVVRALGVERKEELEITVSPVELSEMIAESASEGLLDQEEGTRLARALQIRHRVVGDVAVPLSGVRAVPVAGAGKGPTVGAVEDALAQSGYSRFPVANVDGSFVGYLHIKDVLTLDDDPRTVIDLAKVRPLPGLPRSLPLADALSRLRRNNSHLALVTDESGAVVAMVAMEDLVEDFVGTMREA from the coding sequence ATGAGCGACACCATGGGCGTGCTGCTGGCGTGCCTGCTGATCGCGGTGAACGCCTTCTTCGTCGGGGCGGAGTTCTCGCTGATCTCGGCGCGGCGCGACCGCCTCGAAGCGCTGGCCGAACAGGGCAAAGCGGCCGCCGTCGCGGTGATCCGCGCCGGGGAGCAGCTGCCGTCCATGCTGGCCGGCGCGCAGCTGGGCGTCACGGCGGCGTCGCTGCTGCTCGGTCGCATCGGTGAGTCGGCGGTCTCGGAGCTGCTGCGAACGGCGCTCGGGCTGACCGCGATTCACCCGGCGCTGCTGCATACGTTGTCCTTGGCGGTCGCGCTGGTCATCGTGGTGACCCTGCACGTGCTGCTGGGCGAGATGGTGCCCAAGAACATCGCGTTGGCCGGCCCCGAGCGCACCGCGATGCTGCTGGTCCCCCCGTATCTGGCCTACGTGCGGGCGGCCCGGCCGTTCATCGTGTTCTACGACAAGTGCGCCAGCGCGGTGGTGCGCGCGCTCGGGGTCGAGCGCAAGGAGGAGCTGGAGATCACGGTCTCCCCCGTCGAGCTGAGCGAGATGATCGCCGAGTCCGCGTCCGAAGGGCTGCTGGACCAGGAGGAGGGCACCCGGCTGGCGCGGGCGCTGCAGATCCGCCACCGGGTGGTCGGCGACGTGGCGGTGCCCCTGTCCGGGGTGCGCGCCGTGCCGGTGGCCGGCGCGGGCAAAGGCCCGACGGTCGGCGCGGTCGAGGACGCCTTGGCCCAGAGCGGCTACTCCCGCTTCCCCGTGGCGAACGTCGACGGCAGTTTCGTCGGTTACCTGCACATCAAGGACGTGCTGACGCTCGACGACGATCCGCGAACGGTGATCGACCTGGCAAAGGTGCGGCCCCTGCCGGGGCTGCCGCGGTCGCTGCCGCTGGCCGATGCGTTGTCGCGGCTGCGCCGCAACAACAGCCACCTGGCGCTGGTCACTGACGAGAGCGGCGCCGTGGTGGCCATGGTGGCGATGGAAGACCTGGTCGAAGACTTCGTCGGGACCATGCGCGAGGCGTAG